The Geoglobus acetivorans genome window below encodes:
- a CDS encoding acyclic terpene utilization AtuA family protein — protein sequence MLREIKILSPTGHLGFTPLEKDSFLTGVSKKPDYIVADSGSADIGPYYLGADMPCSPEMWQRHDLELILKASRDLDVPMIIGSASDTGTNKGVDQFVRIIKEIARENDLHFNLAYIYSQQDKNRIRRILNEVRVEGLDGFEDLNSQILDRTDNIVAVMGPEPIIHALDNGADVIIAGRSSDSSIFAAPLIREGISKATAFYAGKVLECASFCAEPFMGKESVMGYVKEGEVIVEPMHPKQRCTVASVASHSMYERVDPYYERVPGGVLDMSECVYEQIDHRRTRVTGFKFIESELKIKLEGAGKVGERCICIVGFRDPYLIKHIDKVIEWSKKKVEERYSDRTYQLYYHLYGINGVMKDLEPVRNPSSHEICLIVECVAETAEDAKEIATLAARNTFYARLPEVKGTAGTAAMMSDEAILTKPAYEWTVNHLIPVSDPLELFDVHFEDV from the coding sequence ATGTTGAGGGAAATTAAAATACTGTCGCCTACCGGACATCTGGGTTTCACGCCCTTGGAAAAGGATAGTTTTTTGACTGGTGTTAGCAAAAAACCGGACTACATTGTTGCAGATTCGGGAAGCGCAGACATCGGCCCATATTACTTGGGGGCTGATATGCCCTGCAGCCCTGAAATGTGGCAAAGGCACGATTTGGAACTGATTCTTAAAGCATCGAGAGATCTGGATGTTCCTATGATCATAGGGAGCGCTTCCGATACTGGAACGAACAAGGGTGTCGATCAGTTTGTGCGTATAATCAAAGAGATAGCGAGAGAGAACGATCTGCACTTCAACCTTGCCTACATATACTCTCAGCAGGATAAAAACAGAATCAGGCGGATTCTTAATGAGGTTAGGGTTGAAGGGCTGGATGGTTTTGAAGACCTGAATTCTCAGATACTGGACAGGACTGACAACATAGTTGCAGTGATGGGCCCTGAACCGATAATTCATGCACTGGATAATGGAGCAGATGTGATAATTGCGGGACGCAGTTCGGATTCGTCGATCTTTGCAGCCCCCCTCATCCGGGAAGGTATTTCCAAGGCAACGGCATTTTATGCCGGAAAAGTGCTGGAGTGTGCGTCGTTCTGTGCGGAGCCCTTCATGGGTAAGGAAAGCGTTATGGGTTATGTGAAAGAAGGAGAAGTGATTGTTGAACCCATGCACCCCAAGCAGCGGTGTACAGTAGCTTCTGTGGCAAGTCACAGCATGTATGAGAGGGTTGATCCCTATTATGAGAGAGTGCCAGGTGGCGTGCTGGATATGAGCGAATGTGTGTACGAGCAGATAGATCACAGAAGAACGAGAGTTACGGGCTTTAAATTCATAGAAAGCGAACTCAAAATCAAGCTTGAAGGTGCAGGTAAGGTTGGTGAAAGATGTATATGTATTGTCGGATTCAGGGATCCATATTTGATCAAACATATAGACAAGGTCATCGAATGGTCGAAAAAGAAGGTCGAGGAAAGGTACTCTGACAGGACATACCAGCTGTATTACCACCTGTACGGCATTAATGGAGTGATGAAGGATCTTGAGCCAGTTAGGAATCCCTCATCTCACGAAATATGTCTGATCGTCGAATGTGTTGCAGAAACTGCTGAAGATGCGAAGGAGATAGCTACCTTGGCAGCCAGAAACACATTCTATGCGAGACTGCCGGAGGTAAAGGGAACAGCAGGAACAGCGGCCATGATGTCTGATGAGGCCATACTGACAAAACCAGCATACGAATGGACAGTAAATCATCTGATCCCGGTTTCAGACCCCTTGGAGCTGTTTGACGTCCACTTTGAGGATGTTTAG
- a CDS encoding DUF4387 family protein encodes MAVKKLVELASTIRSKNAGVNSITFDIIFSNPDNYEKVKKSGMLNKKTIARLFGIPEERIVSFVEFDPANAIKFTIRRVRPSGSPGESDIFGSQQYAPLLDLEIEVDDTTE; translated from the coding sequence ATGGCTGTTAAAAAGCTGGTTGAGCTGGCATCAACAATAAGAAGCAAGAATGCGGGAGTAAACAGCATAACATTCGACATAATCTTTAGCAATCCAGACAACTATGAGAAGGTTAAGAAAAGTGGAATGCTGAACAAAAAGACCATTGCACGGTTATTTGGAATACCGGAGGAGCGCATCGTCAGTTTCGTGGAGTTCGATCCGGCAAACGCCATCAAGTTTACAATTCGAAGAGTCAGACCGAGTGGAAGTCCGGGCGAATCGGACATTTTTGGCAGCCAGCAATATGCTCCGCTCCTGGATTTGGAAATCGAAGTGGATGATACTACTGAATAA
- a CDS encoding nitroreductase family protein, which translates to MILDGSTPISVGDLARRRKTVRKFSSESFDLSLIVECIDVAKEAPSGKNAQPWHFVIVSDSGLKKRIREVCEDGEKRFYSHVRGELAEWLRIKGLSWEKPFLTDAPYIIAVFSHKKSPFSRESVWLAVGYLLLALEERGIASLTYTPPNRDEVAELLECPAEYRLEVLIPLGFSEDDKPKEPRRSVEEITSMNYFGVKLSREG; encoded by the coding sequence ATGATATTGGATGGTAGTACTCCAATTTCCGTTGGTGATTTGGCAAGGAGGCGCAAAACCGTCAGAAAGTTCAGCTCAGAAAGCTTCGATTTGAGTCTCATTGTCGAGTGTATAGACGTGGCAAAGGAAGCACCCTCAGGCAAAAACGCCCAGCCCTGGCATTTTGTAATCGTCAGCGACTCTGGATTAAAAAAGAGAATCAGAGAAGTATGCGAGGATGGGGAGAAAAGGTTTTACTCTCACGTAAGAGGAGAACTCGCTGAATGGCTGAGGATCAAGGGGCTGAGCTGGGAAAAACCTTTCCTGACGGACGCTCCATATATCATAGCTGTTTTCTCGCACAAGAAATCTCCGTTTTCGAGAGAATCAGTCTGGCTTGCTGTGGGCTATTTGCTCCTCGCGCTTGAGGAGAGAGGCATTGCAAGCCTTACCTACACACCACCCAACAGAGACGAGGTTGCTGAGCTGCTGGAATGCCCTGCTGAGTACAGGCTGGAGGTTCTGATACCGCTTGGCTTTTCGGAGGATGACAAGCCGAAGGAGCCGAGGAGAAGTGTTGAAGAAATCACGAGCATGAACTACTTTGGAGTAAAACTGAGCAGAGAAGGTTAA
- a CDS encoding DsrE family protein, translating into MKIGIVIYSNDPETVWNAYRFANFALKQGDEVKVFLLGKGVECESLSDERFNVREQMEDFVEHGGKIYACGTCLKIRDSSPELCPISTMKDMYEIVRESDRVLTF; encoded by the coding sequence ATGAAAATCGGAATAGTGATTTACTCAAATGATCCCGAGACCGTCTGGAACGCATACAGGTTTGCAAACTTTGCTCTGAAGCAGGGAGATGAAGTCAAGGTTTTCCTGCTGGGAAAGGGTGTTGAGTGCGAGAGCCTGAGCGACGAAAGGTTCAATGTCAGAGAGCAGATGGAGGACTTCGTGGAACACGGCGGGAAGATTTACGCCTGTGGAACTTGTTTGAAAATAAGAGATTCTTCGCCTGAACTCTGCCCCATCTCGACAATGAAGGATATGTACGAGATCGTGAGGGAAAGCGACAGGGTTCTAACGTTCTAA
- a CDS encoding HEPN domain-containing protein produces the protein MKRDIEILLRRAESFMTDARSDYDREDFDLAMFHIEQACQLIIKAKLLDLTGYYEKTHSLRRLLEDLSEVFRRDELKSFVRENWTTLRNLEFAYIASRYLPEEFMREEAEEAFDVYDKLRNLLWSS, from the coding sequence ATGAAGAGGGACATAGAGATTCTGCTGAGAAGAGCGGAGAGCTTCATGACAGACGCCCGATCGGACTATGACAGGGAGGATTTCGATCTTGCCATGTTCCATATAGAGCAGGCCTGCCAGCTCATCATAAAGGCCAAGCTCCTCGATCTCACCGGATACTACGAAAAAACCCACAGTCTCAGGAGACTTCTTGAAGACCTGTCGGAGGTATTCAGGAGAGATGAGCTTAAATCGTTCGTGAGAGAGAATTGGACCACCCTCAGAAATCTGGAGTTTGCGTACATAGCCTCGAGATACCTGCCAGAGGAGTTTATGAGGGAAGAAGCTGAAGAGGCGTTCGATGTTTACGATAAGCTGAGGAATCTGTTATGGAGTTCCTGA
- a CDS encoding nucleotidyltransferase domain-containing protein translates to MEFLKRIYEKRRRYFENLDEYLNSVKEIVLKDIPESEIYVFGSVVGGDYSVGLSDIDVAVVSDSFSDREKKLEMFGKLTKEFFDSPFEFHVLTKEQWKFYRRFVKEFRKVL, encoded by the coding sequence ATGGAGTTCCTGAAGAGGATATACGAAAAGAGAAGGAGATACTTCGAGAATCTGGATGAATACCTCAACAGCGTGAAAGAAATTGTTTTGAAAGATATTCCCGAATCTGAAATTTACGTCTTCGGGTCTGTTGTCGGGGGTGATTACTCGGTTGGCCTGTCTGACATTGATGTTGCAGTTGTTTCAGACAGCTTTTCTGACAGGGAGAAGAAGTTAGAGATGTTCGGAAAGCTCACGAAGGAGTTTTTCGACTCTCCCTTCGAGTTTCACGTGCTCACAAAGGAGCAGTGGAAGTTTTACAGGAGATTTGTGAAGGAGTTCAGAAAAGTTCTATAG
- the ilvD gene encoding dihydroxy-acid dehydratase, which yields MRSDTVKKGADRVAHRALLRALGLTDDDFDKPFIGIANAYNTVVPGHMALDRITEYVKQGVIAAGGVPFEFGVIGVCDGIAMGHVGMSYALPSREVIADSIEIMVEAHRFDGLVVVGSCDKIVPGMLMAMLRLDIPAIAVTGGPMIAEKVYGKKVTIKDAFEAAGLYKSGQLDDEGLKLYENFCAPSCGSCQGLYTANTMQILTETLGLSLPFTSTSPCGSSRKLRIAKEAGKRVVELVRQNIKPSDIVTEKSFENAVTMDMMIGGSTNTVLHLPAIAREAGIKLSLDVFEEVSRRTPHLVKLDPASSDVVVDLDESGGVPMIFRKARQYFHNELTVSGLRIHEIAELAVRRGVDIIREPSSPHSSEGGIAILKGNIAERGAVVKAAAVEEDMRVFEGEARVFDSEKLALDAILAGEIQEGQVVVIRYMGPKAAGMPEMLLPTAAIAGMGLQRVALITDGRFSGATRGPAIGHISPEALAGGNIALIEDGDIIEINIPERRLNVKLSDDELAERREGWKPREIDHRGYLAKYSKLVSGADEGAVLK from the coding sequence ATGCGAAGCGACACGGTCAAGAAGGGTGCTGATAGGGTGGCCCACAGAGCGCTTTTACGGGCTTTGGGTCTGACTGATGACGATTTTGACAAACCCTTCATCGGGATAGCCAATGCCTACAATACAGTCGTTCCTGGCCACATGGCCCTTGATAGAATAACGGAGTACGTGAAGCAGGGCGTAATTGCCGCAGGCGGAGTCCCATTCGAGTTCGGAGTGATTGGGGTCTGCGACGGCATAGCAATGGGGCATGTTGGGATGAGCTATGCTCTACCCTCGAGGGAGGTTATAGCAGACTCCATAGAGATCATGGTTGAGGCTCACAGGTTTGACGGTCTTGTTGTTGTGGGCAGTTGCGACAAGATAGTGCCGGGAATGCTCATGGCAATGCTCAGGCTCGACATTCCTGCCATAGCAGTCACAGGAGGCCCAATGATCGCGGAAAAGGTTTACGGCAAGAAGGTTACGATAAAAGACGCCTTCGAGGCTGCAGGCCTCTACAAATCAGGACAGCTCGATGACGAGGGGCTGAAGCTTTACGAGAACTTCTGTGCGCCCTCATGCGGGAGCTGTCAGGGGCTTTACACTGCAAATACCATGCAGATTCTGACCGAGACTCTTGGCCTGAGCCTGCCCTTCACCTCCACATCTCCATGCGGTTCATCGAGAAAACTCAGGATAGCGAAGGAGGCTGGGAAGAGGGTTGTTGAGCTGGTCAGGCAGAACATAAAGCCCTCGGACATCGTGACGGAGAAAAGCTTCGAGAACGCCGTGACGATGGACATGATGATTGGTGGTTCAACAAACACAGTGCTGCATTTGCCCGCCATTGCAAGGGAAGCAGGGATAAAGCTCAGCCTTGACGTGTTCGAGGAGGTAAGCAGAAGGACTCCACATCTGGTCAAGCTCGACCCGGCGAGCAGTGATGTCGTCGTTGATCTTGACGAAAGCGGAGGGGTGCCCATGATCTTCAGGAAAGCCAGACAGTACTTCCACAACGAGCTAACTGTTAGCGGGCTGAGAATTCACGAGATTGCCGAGCTTGCGGTTAGGAGAGGTGTGGACATAATAAGGGAGCCGTCCAGCCCCCACAGCAGCGAAGGTGGAATAGCGATTCTGAAGGGCAACATAGCTGAAAGAGGAGCGGTTGTTAAGGCTGCCGCTGTTGAGGAGGACATGAGGGTATTCGAGGGTGAGGCAAGAGTCTTCGATTCCGAAAAGCTCGCTCTTGATGCGATTCTGGCAGGAGAGATTCAGGAGGGACAGGTTGTTGTAATCAGGTACATGGGTCCGAAGGCGGCGGGAATGCCGGAGATGCTTTTACCCACTGCAGCAATAGCAGGGATGGGGCTGCAGAGGGTTGCGCTGATCACTGACGGCAGATTCAGCGGTGCAACGAGAGGCCCGGCAATAGGCCACATCTCTCCTGAAGCGTTGGCAGGCGGAAACATCGCGCTGATAGAGGATGGAGACATCATTGAGATAAACATCCCAGAAAGGAGGCTGAACGTGAAGCTGAGCGATGACGAGCTTGCGGAGAGAAGGGAGGGGTGGAAGCCAAGGGAGATAGATCACAGAGGCTATCTCGCGAAGTACTCCAAGCTCGTGAGCGGGGCTGATGAAGGGGCTGTGCTCAAATAA
- a CDS encoding putative toxin-antitoxin system toxin component, PIN family yields MEKVVIDTSVIAAALLSKRGGSYKLISLLANGRLEIIVSSEIMDEYFRVLLTKMTGFYSIEVLLEFYAFLESISRITEPEEQFDLCRDKDDNKFLNAVYASKANFLISLDKDLLDLRNESKDFQIKEHRFKILRPEEFLEMTAEGQI; encoded by the coding sequence GTGGAAAAGGTTGTAATTGATACATCAGTCATTGCTGCAGCACTGTTATCGAAGAGAGGTGGTTCTTACAAGCTCATTTCACTCCTTGCCAATGGCAGGCTTGAGATCATTGTTAGCAGTGAAATTATGGATGAGTATTTTCGGGTTCTCCTAACCAAGATGACAGGTTTCTACAGCATAGAAGTTTTATTAGAGTTTTACGCTTTTCTGGAGAGTATATCCAGAATCACAGAACCAGAAGAACAGTTTGACCTTTGCAGAGATAAAGATGATAACAAGTTCCTGAATGCAGTCTACGCTTCAAAGGCAAATTTTCTGATAAGTCTTGACAAAGACTTGCTTGATCTGAGAAATGAGAGCAAGGATTTCCAGATCAAAGAACACAGATTTAAGATTCTGAGACCGGAGGAATTTTTAGAAATGACTGCAGAAGGCCAAATCTAA
- a CDS encoding HEPN domain-containing protein, with protein sequence MFHAAKAMLLTRDISPRRHAGVLRMPGIEFVNKDNLEETHAEAYKLAFDIRMDADYEGGLKLSKEMAEQVVHDAEEFQ encoded by the coding sequence ATGTTTCATGCCGCAAAGGCAATGCTCCTTACGAGAGACATCTCTCCTAGGAGACATGCTGGCGTTTTGAGGATGCCCGGTATCGAATTTGTCAATAAGGACAATCTTGAGGAAACCCATGCTGAAGCGTACAAACTTGCATTTGACATCAGAATGGACGCAGATTATGAAGGTGGACTTAAGTTGAGCAAAGAGATGGCTGAACAGGTGGTGCATGACGCTGAAGAATTCCAGTAA
- a CDS encoding TatD family hydrolase has product MTLIDTHIHSEGRSVEDLRHMAENGIKKAITCAFYPIRPGFPETLIDLARKLTEFEPERGRKAGMEIHSAIGIHPRCIPPDWQRVLDFIESYSGYVAIGEVGLEDGSDEEREVLKAQLQLAKKLDIPAIIHTPRKNKEAILEKTLEILDAVSFPEELALIDHNSVGTVRVVLEKGYWAGITVQPGKLSVGEAVMIIEEFGDDRLIANSDTGFSESDMLAVRKLHDACGNERVVRKNAERFFKI; this is encoded by the coding sequence ATGACACTCATTGACACCCACATCCATTCCGAGGGGAGGAGTGTTGAGGATTTAAGGCACATGGCTGAAAACGGAATCAAGAAGGCGATAACCTGCGCCTTCTACCCGATAAGGCCGGGCTTTCCCGAAACCCTGATTGACCTTGCGAGAAAGCTGACAGAGTTCGAGCCTGAGAGGGGAAGGAAGGCCGGAATGGAGATTCATTCTGCGATTGGAATCCATCCGAGGTGTATTCCGCCAGACTGGCAGAGAGTTCTGGATTTCATCGAGAGCTATTCGGGATATGTTGCCATTGGAGAGGTGGGGCTTGAGGACGGCAGTGATGAGGAGAGGGAGGTTCTGAAGGCCCAGCTACAGCTTGCGAAGAAACTTGACATTCCGGCAATAATCCACACTCCCAGAAAGAACAAGGAGGCGATTCTCGAGAAGACCCTCGAAATCCTTGATGCTGTGTCATTCCCTGAAGAGCTTGCTCTGATAGATCACAACTCCGTCGGGACTGTGAGGGTTGTGCTTGAAAAGGGGTATTGGGCCGGAATAACCGTGCAGCCCGGAAAGCTGAGTGTTGGAGAAGCAGTAATGATAATCGAGGAGTTTGGAGATGATAGGCTCATAGCCAACAGCGACACTGGTTTCAGCGAGTCTGACATGCTTGCGGTGAGAAAACTCCACGATGCATGCGGAAACGAGAGGGTTGTGAGGAAGAATGCGGAAAGGTTTTTCAAGATTTGA
- a CDS encoding ribbon-helix-helix protein, CopG family, whose protein sequence is MNISVELTPELLEYVERKVKSGYYKSRSELVREAIRMMMKADIERMLEEKGIDLEKFEEEGKKVSSELIERKFGRV, encoded by the coding sequence ATGAACATAAGTGTCGAACTCACTCCCGAACTCCTCGAATACGTCGAAAGGAAGGTCAAAAGTGGATACTACAAAAGCAGGAGCGAACTTGTCAGAGAGGCAATCAGGATGATGATGAAAGCTGATATCGAAAGGATGCTTGAAGAGAAAGGAATCGACCTTGAAAAATTCGAGGAAGAGGGGAAGAAGGTTTCAAGTGAGCTGATTGAAAGAAAATTCGGGAGAGTTTAG
- a CDS encoding DUF6653 family protein, with translation MAVEKKIARGFGLERPEDWMKHANPWSVITRFITLPLLVLAVWSRVWVGWYSLVFVVLVVVWSLINPTLFPKQTEISSWWSKCVIGEYLWANRDRYPVAEHHYGVIRIQTLLQAAGGVVLVAGMFLLDVWITIAGAVWIYLSKLWFLDRMVWIYEELKDCVTELERDR, from the coding sequence ATGGCCGTAGAAAAGAAAATTGCCAGAGGCTTTGGGCTTGAAAGACCTGAGGACTGGATGAAACATGCAAATCCGTGGAGTGTGATTACGAGGTTTATAACCCTGCCTCTTCTCGTGCTTGCAGTCTGGTCGAGGGTGTGGGTTGGCTGGTATTCGCTGGTTTTTGTGGTATTGGTTGTTGTATGGTCTCTAATCAATCCAACTCTTTTTCCAAAACAGACGGAAATCAGCAGCTGGTGGTCGAAGTGCGTGATTGGTGAGTACCTCTGGGCCAACAGGGACAGGTATCCAGTTGCCGAACATCATTACGGGGTCATCAGAATACAGACTCTTTTGCAGGCTGCTGGTGGCGTCGTTCTCGTGGCCGGAATGTTTCTGCTGGACGTGTGGATCACAATTGCCGGAGCTGTTTGGATTTACCTCAGCAAATTGTGGTTTCTGGACAGGATGGTGTGGATATACGAGGAGCTGAAAGATTGCGTCACTGAGCTGGAAAGAGACCGATAA
- a CDS encoding DNA methyltransferase yields MRLIFYLSGEFEELARIEAETFLNVFDGHTESTDNQIVVGECSEEISGYFNRFGLIHEVSEHLFSCTSLEELKGRFESIKIPDGKICVRVRNIGKRKVDSLRLERELGAVLWRRGAKISVSKPDHVIKVYFSGRIHTGVLLHETDRKQFLLRRPDLKPFFRPGAILPRIARSLVNIAGIKEGVVLDPMCGTGTILVEAGLMGLEFIGIEAYRVIAEGCGVNLQYYGIPKNVIIGDVKSMGLREESVDGIVTDFPYLQSTKSLGEIHELYSSAFAEFERVLKGNSRAVFLTNLDVDALVKKHFEIEYKLYQRLHKSLTRRVYVCRKIR; encoded by the coding sequence ATGAGGCTGATATTCTACCTGAGCGGAGAGTTCGAGGAGCTTGCCAGAATAGAAGCCGAGACGTTCCTGAACGTTTTTGATGGCCACACTGAAAGCACAGACAACCAGATTGTGGTCGGAGAATGTTCCGAAGAAATCTCCGGATACTTCAACAGGTTCGGACTCATCCACGAGGTGAGCGAGCATCTATTCTCATGCACGAGTCTCGAAGAGCTGAAAGGGCGCTTTGAGAGCATTAAAATTCCTGATGGAAAGATCTGCGTGAGGGTCAGGAACATCGGTAAGAGAAAGGTGGACTCCCTCAGGCTCGAGAGAGAACTCGGGGCAGTTCTCTGGAGGAGGGGAGCAAAGATAAGCGTTTCAAAGCCAGACCATGTCATAAAGGTTTACTTCTCTGGGAGAATTCACACCGGAGTTCTTCTGCACGAGACTGACAGGAAGCAGTTTCTGCTGAGAAGGCCTGACCTGAAGCCGTTCTTCAGGCCCGGAGCGATTCTGCCAAGGATTGCGAGGAGTCTCGTCAACATCGCGGGAATTAAGGAGGGCGTGGTGCTCGATCCCATGTGCGGCACGGGCACGATTCTGGTTGAGGCAGGCCTTATGGGTTTGGAGTTCATAGGAATCGAGGCCTACAGAGTTATAGCGGAGGGCTGCGGAGTTAACCTGCAGTACTACGGGATTCCAAAGAACGTAATAATCGGTGACGTGAAGAGCATGGGTCTCAGAGAAGAGAGCGTCGACGGCATAGTCACCGACTTCCCCTACCTGCAGTCCACAAAGAGCCTCGGTGAGATTCACGAGCTTTACAGCAGCGCTTTTGCAGAGTTTGAGAGAGTGCTGAAAGGGAACAGCAGAGCGGTTTTTTTAACAAATCTGGATGTCGATGCTCTTGTTAAAAAGCATTTTGAGATCGAGTACAAGCTTTACCAGAGGCTGCACAAGAGCCTTACCAGAAGAGTATACGTGTGCAGGAAAATACGTTAA
- a CDS encoding signal recognition particle subunit SRP19/SEC65 family protein codes for MSLQEGGSSYVIWTVNIDKKKSRNEGRKIPRRFAVPNVKLDELARACEALGLSYDVEQKKYPRCWWEEGGRIRVEKKLKKTELMIRLAEKIKEMRG; via the coding sequence ATGAGCTTGCAAGAAGGAGGAAGTAGTTACGTAATCTGGACTGTCAACATTGACAAAAAGAAGAGCAGGAACGAGGGGAGAAAAATCCCCAGAAGGTTTGCTGTCCCCAACGTGAAGCTGGACGAGCTTGCAAGAGCATGCGAAGCTCTCGGCCTCAGCTATGATGTGGAGCAGAAAAAGTATCCCCGGTGCTGGTGGGAAGAGGGGGGAAGGATCAGAGTCGAGAAGAAACTGAAAAAAACCGAACTGATGATCAGGCTCGCGGAAAAAATAAAGGAAATGCGAGGATGA
- the hisE gene encoding phosphoribosyl-ATP diphosphatase, with product MLEELYEIIEDRKRNPVEGSYTSRLLYGEKGVNGILEKLGEETTEVILAVKDGKKEEIVYEVADLLYHLLVLLSKLEISLEEVYDELARRRK from the coding sequence ATGCTGGAAGAGCTTTACGAGATCATAGAGGACAGGAAGAGAAACCCGGTTGAGGGCTCGTACACTTCAAGGCTCCTCTACGGTGAAAAGGGAGTAAACGGAATACTTGAGAAGCTCGGAGAGGAGACGACAGAGGTGATCCTGGCTGTAAAGGACGGGAAAAAAGAAGAGATTGTTTACGAGGTGGCGGATTTGCTTTACCACCTCCTCGTTCTGCTGTCAAAACTGGAAATAAGTCTGGAGGAAGTTTACGATGAGCTTGCAAGAAGGAGGAAGTAG
- a CDS encoding CBS domain-containing protein, giving the protein MKQKVAEYMTRNVITLRPDNTVEEAIDIIEKTGHDGFPVVDENGKLVGYISSMDLLRKDLNAKIKDVMTRSLYVAREYMDLKDAARVMFRTGHSKLPVVDDEGRIKGIITNTDIIRSQIERADPTKVSKLKETIEKVHGTEVKVYNGEVEVDRLIPTQTKIYADELRGRIYELRRGLAEPVVVIKKGGKLFLVDGHHRAVAAKKIGMDRLDAYILEVPENVELGMEKLVRKKKIKSIRDIEIIEDVPHPLVEITFKNSK; this is encoded by the coding sequence GTGAAGCAGAAAGTGGCAGAATACATGACGAGAAACGTTATCACGCTCAGACCCGACAATACTGTTGAGGAGGCAATAGATATAATAGAAAAGACCGGTCATGACGGTTTTCCCGTTGTCGACGAGAACGGCAAGCTTGTGGGATACATCTCCTCGATGGACCTGCTCAGGAAGGACTTGAACGCAAAGATAAAGGACGTGATGACCAGATCCCTTTATGTGGCAAGAGAGTACATGGACCTGAAGGATGCCGCGAGAGTCATGTTTAGAACGGGACACTCCAAGTTACCTGTTGTCGATGACGAGGGCAGAATAAAGGGCATAATCACAAACACAGACATAATCCGCAGTCAGATTGAGAGAGCCGATCCGACAAAGGTGTCGAAGCTGAAGGAGACGATAGAAAAGGTTCACGGCACAGAGGTAAAGGTTTACAACGGAGAAGTTGAGGTGGACAGGCTGATTCCCACCCAGACCAAGATTTACGCAGACGAACTGAGGGGCCGAATATACGAGCTGAGGAGAGGTCTGGCTGAGCCAGTTGTGGTAATAAAAAAGGGTGGCAAGCTCTTTCTGGTTGATGGACACCACAGAGCGGTTGCAGCCAAAAAGATCGGCATGGACAGACTCGATGCATACATTCTCGAAGTTCCCGAAAATGTGGAGCTTGGCATGGAAAAGCTCGTCAGGAAGAAAAAGATTAAATCCATCAGGGACATCGAGATTATCGAAGATGTTCCCCACCCCCTTGTCGAGATAACGTTCAAGAACTCAAAGTGA